From the genome of Terriglobales bacterium, one region includes:
- the sdhB gene encoding succinate dehydrogenase iron-sulfur subunit produces MANNKTVLFKIKRQLNPQAKPYWEEFEIQHRPGLNVISALMDIAFKPVTRDGKATVPVAYDSNCLEEVCGSCAMLINGRTRMACSALVDHLELPIRLEPFSKFPVIRDLQVDREVLFEDLKRVKAWVPIDGTYDLGSGPKQSPEDQEAAYPLSRCISCCCCMEACPQFNEGTGFVGAAAISQVRLFNTHPTGKALKTERLRALMGDGGIHECGYAQNCVEVCPKEIPLTKSIAEVGGQVMKQAILDFFRR; encoded by the coding sequence ATGGCTAATAACAAAACCGTTCTTTTCAAAATCAAGCGGCAATTGAATCCCCAGGCTAAGCCTTACTGGGAGGAATTTGAGATCCAGCACCGGCCGGGATTGAATGTGATTTCCGCGCTCATGGATATTGCCTTCAAGCCGGTGACTCGCGACGGCAAAGCCACGGTTCCTGTCGCCTACGATTCCAACTGCCTGGAAGAGGTGTGTGGTTCCTGCGCGATGCTGATCAATGGACGCACGCGCATGGCCTGCTCGGCTTTGGTCGATCATCTGGAGCTGCCGATCCGGCTGGAGCCCTTCAGCAAGTTTCCTGTGATCCGCGATCTGCAGGTGGATCGCGAGGTGCTTTTTGAGGACTTGAAGCGGGTGAAGGCGTGGGTTCCGATCGACGGCACCTATGATCTTGGTTCCGGACCCAAACAGAGTCCTGAGGACCAGGAGGCGGCATATCCGTTGTCGCGCTGCATTTCCTGCTGCTGCTGCATGGAGGCATGTCCTCAGTTCAATGAAGGTACCGGGTTTGTGGGGGCGGCGGCGATCTCGCAGGTACGGCTGTTTAATACCCATCCCACGGGAAAGGCCCTGAAGACGGAACGCCTGCGCGCCCTGATGGGCGACGGCGGCATCCACGAGTGCGGCTATGCGCAGAATTGCGTGGAGGTGTGCCCCAAGGAGATTCCGTTAACCAAGTCCATCGCCGAGGTGGGCGGGCAGGTAATGAAGCAGGCAATTCTGGACTTTTTCCGAAGATAG
- a CDS encoding DUF5715 family protein, whose amino-acid sequence MHVRTTSALLLAALVAAVAPPNAAALHTRTQVRHIHHSRHLRRVVWNPVFKGSHELLLKQNEELDRLQLPRIANDEELERLEFSEELVPLQENRNLRIASNLSENRRYCRPWTRDFVEDMSLAYYEQFHQFLQVNSAVRTIEQQHKLRRHNRNAGPESGETASTHLTGVTLDISKRGMTRKQHQWLEAYMMPLKDMGLIDPVEERRQPVFHVVVFDRYSDWHHAQYAEIGSDEFSYY is encoded by the coding sequence GTGCACGTCAGAACCACAAGTGCTTTGTTGTTAGCAGCCCTGGTCGCAGCTGTCGCGCCTCCGAACGCGGCTGCGCTGCATACACGGACCCAGGTGCGTCATATCCATCATTCGAGGCACCTGCGCCGCGTAGTTTGGAATCCAGTCTTCAAGGGCTCCCACGAACTACTGTTGAAGCAGAACGAGGAACTCGATCGCCTGCAGCTCCCACGCATCGCCAATGACGAAGAGCTGGAGCGATTGGAGTTTTCAGAAGAACTGGTTCCATTGCAGGAAAACCGCAACCTGCGGATCGCTTCCAACCTGAGCGAAAACCGGCGTTACTGCCGGCCTTGGACGCGGGACTTCGTCGAGGATATGAGCTTGGCGTATTACGAGCAGTTCCATCAGTTCCTGCAGGTGAATTCCGCTGTCCGCACGATAGAGCAGCAGCACAAATTGCGCCGCCACAATCGCAACGCCGGCCCGGAATCGGGTGAAACCGCTTCTACCCACTTGACCGGTGTCACCCTCGATATCTCCAAACGAGGCATGACCCGCAAGCAGCATCAGTGGCTTGAGGCCTACATGATGCCGCTCAAAGACATGGGATTAATTGATCCCGTCGAGGAGCGGCGGCAACCGGTCTTCCACGTCGTAGTCTTTGACCGCTACAGCGACTGGCACCATGCCCAATACGCGGAGATCGGCTCCGACGAATTTTCGTACTACTGA
- a CDS encoding peptidylprolyl isomerase, protein MRKFVSGVLLLMAAAAAFGQASKANPKAIIHTSDGDITCELFPDKAPITVANFIGLSDGSKEWFSPIGHVKKHGTPLYDGTIFHRVIPQFMIQGGDPMGNGTGDPGYTFKDEISDLRFDRPGRLAMANSGPNTNGSQFFITEVATPHLNGHHTIFGQCEPISVIAKIARTPRDPNDKPFHPVKITHIEIVKPGTTAAAGTSKSGSPSAPKK, encoded by the coding sequence ATGCGCAAATTCGTTTCAGGAGTTCTACTGCTGATGGCAGCGGCGGCTGCATTCGGCCAGGCAAGCAAAGCCAATCCCAAAGCAATCATTCATACTTCTGATGGCGACATCACCTGCGAATTGTTTCCCGACAAAGCTCCGATCACGGTGGCGAACTTCATTGGCCTGTCAGACGGCTCCAAAGAATGGTTCAGCCCGATTGGGCACGTGAAGAAGCATGGAACGCCGCTGTACGACGGAACCATCTTTCACCGCGTGATCCCGCAGTTCATGATTCAGGGCGGCGATCCCATGGGCAATGGTACGGGCGATCCCGGATACACCTTTAAAGATGAGATCAGTGATTTGCGCTTTGACCGGCCAGGGCGGCTCGCCATGGCCAATTCCGGCCCCAATACCAACGGCTCGCAATTCTTCATCACTGAGGTGGCGACGCCGCATTTGAACGGACATCACACCATCTTTGGGCAATGTGAGCCGATCTCGGTAATAGCGAAGATCGCGCGCACGCCTCGCGATCCCAATGACAAGCCGTTTCATCCGGTCAAGATCACACATATCGAGATTGTGAAACCGGGCACCACCGCCGCAGCCGGAACTTCCAAGAGCGGGTCGCCGAGCGCACCCAAGAAGTAG
- a CDS encoding peptidylprolyl isomerase: MPRTPGTYAHLETSEGTIICRLFEKEAPKTVANFVELAEGKRQWTHPKTRQKTGEPLYAGTILHRVIPDFMIQGGDPLGTGFGGPGYQFEDEIKGSPHMFDKPGKLAMANAGPNTNGSQFFITVAATPWLTGNHTIFGEVVEGQEVADKISKLPRSSQDKPKQDVVLKSVKIDRVA, from the coding sequence ATGCCGAGAACGCCAGGAACCTACGCACATCTCGAGACCAGTGAAGGCACGATCATCTGCCGCTTGTTTGAGAAAGAAGCACCCAAAACAGTAGCCAATTTCGTAGAACTAGCGGAGGGCAAGCGGCAATGGACTCATCCCAAGACACGCCAGAAGACTGGCGAACCTCTATACGCGGGCACGATTCTGCATCGCGTCATCCCCGATTTCATGATTCAGGGCGGCGATCCCCTGGGCACGGGTTTTGGCGGCCCGGGATATCAGTTCGAGGACGAGATCAAAGGCTCGCCGCACATGTTCGATAAACCGGGAAAGCTGGCCATGGCCAACGCCGGACCCAACACCAACGGATCGCAGTTCTTCATTACGGTGGCGGCCACGCCCTGGCTCACAGGAAATCACACGATATTTGGCGAGGTGGTGGAAGGGCAGGAGGTCGCCGATAAGATCTCCAAGCTGCCGCGCAGCTCGCAGGACAAGCCCAAGCAGGACGTGGTCCTAAAATCCGTGAAGATTGACCGGGTGGCCTGA